The sequence CGATCGGCTCGGGGAGGTACTCCCCCGGCTGCGCGACATCGGCGAGCGGACGCACGTTCTCGGTTGCGCCGGGCGGCGGCGGAGCGGTGTCGATCGCACGGCCCAGCTGCCACTGCCCGAGCCAGGCGAACACACCCGCGACGACGAGGCACAACAGCAGCAGCCCGATCCACTGCGGGCGCAGCATCACCTCTCGCAGCGTCGGCGGGAACGCGGCCGTGGGCGGAACGCTCCCGTCCGGCTCGCTCCCCGGCGCGGAGTCGTCCGTACGCTCGGGGCGTTTCGACTCGCTGCGCTCGCTCAACGACCGGTCCCCTCCCCGGGTGTCATCCCCCTCGGGCCGCGCCGACTCACTCAACGACCGGTCCTCTCCCGGACCGTCCGCCTCCGGAGGCTGCGACTCGCTGCGCTCGCTCAACGACCGGTCCTCTCCTCGGTCGTTGAGCGAGGAGCGCCAGCGACGAGACGAAACGTGTCGGACCTGCTCATCCCGCGGCGTAGGGGGCGACGACGACCTCGACGCGCTGGAACTCCTTGAGGTCGGAGTACCCGGTGGTGGCCATCGACTTGCGCAGCGCTCCGACGAGGTTCGCGGTGCCGTCGGCGACGGGCGCCGGGCCGTAGAGGATCTCTTCGAGCGATGCGACCTGGTCGACCTTCACCCGGCGGCCACGCGGCAGCTTGGCGTGGTGCGCCTCGGGCCCCCAGTGGAAACCGCGGCCCGGGGCATCCGTCGCCCGCGCCAGCGCCACGCCCAGCATGACGGCGTCGGCGCCCATCGCGATCGCCTTGACGATGTCGCCCGATGTGCCCACGCCGCCGTCGGCGATGACGTGCACATAGCGCCCGCCCGACTCGTCGAGGTAGTCGCGGCGCGCGCCGGCGACATCGGCGACCGCCGTGGCCATCGGGGCGTGCAGGCCGAGGGTCGCGCGCGTGGTCGAGGCGGCGCCGCCGCCGAAGCCGACGAGCACGCCCGCGGCACCGGTGCGCATGAGGTGCAGGGCAGCGGTGTAGGTGGCCGCACCGCCCACGATCACCGGGACGTCGAGGTCGTAGATGAACTTCTTGAGGTTGAGCGGCTGGTCCACGCTCGACACGTGCTCGGCCGATACCGTCGTGCCGCGGATCACGAACAGGTCGACGCCCGCCGCGACGACGGTCTCGTACAGCTCCTGCGTGCGCTGCGGCGTGAGCGCGCCGGCGACGGTGACGCCGGCCGCGCGGATCTCGGCCAGGCGATCACGCACCAGCTCGGGCTTGATCGGCTCGGAGTACAGCTCCTGCATGCGGCGCGTCGCCGCGGCCTTCTCGAGGCCGGAGATCTCGGCGAGAAGCGGCTCGGGGTCGTCGTACCGCGTCCACAGGCCCTCGAGGTCGAGCACACCGAGGCCGCCGAGCTGGCCGAGCATGATCGCGGTCCGCGGGCTGACGACGGAGTCCATCGGCGCGCCCAGCACCGGGATGTCGAAGCTGAACGCGTCGATCGTCCACGTCGTCGAGACGTCCTCGGGGTTGCGCGTGCGCCGCGACGGCACCACCGCGATGTCGTCGAACGTGTACGCGCGGCGTGCGCGCTTGGCGCGGCCGAGTTCGATGTCCATGCTCACCCGACCAGCCTACCCGCCGGGTCTCTCGCGCCCGCAGTCCCCCTCCCCGCCACTCCGCCTCTGGCGCGGCCCCCAGTCCACCGGATCCGGAAACCGGAGCTCGAAGCCCTTTCCGGAGCCCCCGGCCCGACGGGCTCCGGAAAACAGTGCCGAAGTCCGAATTCCGGATCCGGCACACGACGCATGCCTCAAGCCAGAACGTCCACGGCCGACGGATGCCTCAACCCGAACGCCCGGCGACAGAGCCACGGTCCGAAACCCGGATCCGGCAAACGACGCATGCGCTGCGCCCGTTCACCGGATCCGGAAACCGGAGCATCGACCACTTTCCGGAGCTCCACGCCCGACGGGCTCCGGAAACAGTGCCGAAGTCCGAATTCCGGATCCGGCACACGACGGACGCCCTGCGCCCGTTCACCGGATCCGGAAACCGGAGCATCGACCACTTTCCGGAGCCCCCGGCCCGACGGGCTCCGGAAACAGTGCCGAAGTCCGAATTCCGGATCCGGCACACGGACCGAAGGCGCGCGCCGAGCGGCCGAGCGGCCGGACGGCCGAGCGGCCGAGCGGACGAGCGGCCGGGCGGACGACGGATGCCTCGAGCCGAGGCATCCGTCACGGTCAGCGTGCCCGCGCGACGCGGGTCTCGTCCCACACCGGCACGTCGGACTCGAACACGCGCCCGTCCGACCCGAACACGAGGAAACGGTCGAAGGACTTCGCGAGCCAGCGGTCGTGCGTGACGGCGAGCACGGTGCCCTCGAAGCGCGCGAGCGCGTCCTGCAGGGCCTCGGCCGAAACGAGGTCGAGGTTGTCGGTCGGCTCGTCGAGCAGCAGCAGCGTCGCCCCCGACAGCTCGAGCAGCAGGATCTGGAACCGCGCCTGCTGACCGCCCGACAGGCTGTCGAAGGTCTGCTCGGCCTGCGCGACGAGCCCGTAGCGGTCGAGCGCCGAGCTCGCCGCCTCGCGCGGGAGGCCGGCGCGCGCGTCCTCGCCGCGATGCAGGATGTCGAGCAGCGTGCGCCCGGTGAACTCGGGGTGGCGGTGCGTCTGCGCGAACCAGCCGGGCACGACGCGGGCGCCGAGCACCGCGCGCCCGGTGTGCGCGACGGGCTCGAGGCCGGAGCCCGTGGTCGTGATGTGCCCGAGCCGCCCGTCGGGGTCGGTGCCCCCGCGGGCGAGCAGCCGCAGGAAGTGCGACTTGCCCGAGCCGTTCGACCCCAGCACGGCCACGCGGTCGCCGAACCACACCTCGAGGTCGAACGGCTTCATGAGCCCGGTGAGCTCGAGGCCCTCGGCCACGACCGCGCGCTTGCCCGTGCGGGCGCCGCGCAGCCGCAGGGCGAGGTCCTGCTCGGGCGGACGCTCCTGCGGCGGACCGGCGTCCTCGAACATGCGCAGGCGGGTCTGCGCGGCCCGGTAGCGCGACGCGAAGCCGTCGTTGGCCGCCGCCTTGACCTTCAGTGTCGCGACCAGCTCCTTGAGCTTGGCATGCTGCTCGTCCCAGCGCCGGCGCAGTTCGTCCAGGCGCAGCATCCGTTCGTCTCGGGCGCGGTGATACGTGCCGAAGCCGCCGCCGTGCACCCATGCCGTGCTGCCTGCGCCGCCGACCTCCAGCGTCGCGATGCGGTCGGCCGCGCGCGCCAGCAGCTCACGGTCGTGCGACACCAGCAGCACCGTCTTCGGCGTCTCGCGCAGGCGCTCTTCGAGCCAGCGCTTGCCCGGGACGTCGAGGTAGTTGTCGGGCTCGTCGAGCAGCAGCACCTGGTCGGGGCCGCGCAGCAGGGCCTCGAGCGCGAGACGCTTCTGCTCCCCGCCCGACAGGGTCGTGAGCTCCCGGAACCGCGCACGCGCGAACGGGATGCCGAGGGCCGCGGTCGTGCACGTGTCCCACACGGTCTCGTACTCGTAGCCGCCGGCCTCGGCGTAGTCGGCGAGCGCGGCGGCGTACCGCATCTGCGTGTCGAGGTCGTCGCGCTCGATGATCGCGGCCTCGGAGTCCTCCAGCTCGCGTGCGGCCCGGCGCACCCGGTCGGGCGCGACCGCGATGAGGAGGTCGTGCACGGTCTGGCCGGCCTCGCCGTGGCCGACGAACTGGTCCATGACGCCGAGCCCGCCGTCGATCGAGACGACGCCGGAGTGCGGCGCGAGTTCGCCCCGCACGATCCGCAGCAGCGTGGTCTTGCCGGCGCCGTTCTGGCCGATGAGCGCCGTCGTCGAGCCCTCCCCGACCCGGAACGAGACCTCGTCGAGCAGCGGCCGCCCGTCCGGCAGCACGTACGAGACGGCGGCGATGTCGATGTAGCCCACGGTGAGTCCTGTCTGCTCCGCACGGCACCCGTCGCCGAACGGGGAGCCGACCAGGATACCTCAGCCGCGCGGCCAGGGGTGCTCGCCGGGTCGGAGGCGTTTCGTCTCGGTCGCTGGCGCTCCCTCGCTCAACGACCGGAGGGCTCCGGTTCTGCGCCGCGACCCGCAGCCCTGGCGCACCAGGGGTGCGGGCGCTCCCTCGCTCAACGACCGGGGGGCTCCGGTTCTGCGACCGCGACCCCCAGCCCTGGCGCAGCAGGGGTGCTGGCGCTCCCTCGCTCAACGACCGGGGACCCGGGACCTACGGTCGTTGAGCGAGCGAAGCGAGACGAAACGGGGTCAGGCGGCAGGAGCGGCGTAGC comes from Microbacterium cremeum and encodes:
- a CDS encoding GuaB3 family IMP dehydrogenase-related protein, yielding MDIELGRAKRARRAYTFDDIAVVPSRRTRNPEDVSTTWTIDAFSFDIPVLGAPMDSVVSPRTAIMLGQLGGLGVLDLEGLWTRYDDPEPLLAEISGLEKAAATRRMQELYSEPIKPELVRDRLAEIRAAGVTVAGALTPQRTQELYETVVAAGVDLFVIRGTTVSAEHVSSVDQPLNLKKFIYDLDVPVIVGGAATYTAALHLMRTGAAGVLVGFGGGAASTTRATLGLHAPMATAVADVAGARRDYLDESGGRYVHVIADGGVGTSGDIVKAIAMGADAVMLGVALARATDAPGRGFHWGPEAHHAKLPRGRRVKVDQVASLEEILYGPAPVADGTANLVGALRKSMATTGYSDLKEFQRVEVVVAPYAAG
- a CDS encoding ABC-F family ATP-binding cassette domain-containing protein, translating into MGYIDIAAVSYVLPDGRPLLDEVSFRVGEGSTTALIGQNGAGKTTLLRIVRGELAPHSGVVSIDGGLGVMDQFVGHGEAGQTVHDLLIAVAPDRVRRAARELEDSEAAIIERDDLDTQMRYAAALADYAEAGGYEYETVWDTCTTAALGIPFARARFRELTTLSGGEQKRLALEALLRGPDQVLLLDEPDNYLDVPGKRWLEERLRETPKTVLLVSHDRELLARAADRIATLEVGGAGSTAWVHGGGFGTYHRARDERMLRLDELRRRWDEQHAKLKELVATLKVKAAANDGFASRYRAAQTRLRMFEDAGPPQERPPEQDLALRLRGARTGKRAVVAEGLELTGLMKPFDLEVWFGDRVAVLGSNGSGKSHFLRLLARGGTDPDGRLGHITTTGSGLEPVAHTGRAVLGARVVPGWFAQTHRHPEFTGRTLLDILHRGEDARAGLPREAASSALDRYGLVAQAEQTFDSLSGGQQARFQILLLELSGATLLLLDEPTDNLDLVSAEALQDALARFEGTVLAVTHDRWLAKSFDRFLVFGSDGRVFESDVPVWDETRVARAR